A region from the Xanthocytophaga agilis genome encodes:
- a CDS encoding alpha/beta hydrolase, which produces MQKFFTLYLILTSFITYAQQGTIKESLKLKSSVLGREVEYSIYLPADYDKTNRRYPVLYLLHGLGDDETGWTQAGEVQSITDRTINNGDAPAMIIVMPDAGKTWYMNSADGKNNYEDFFIRELIPHIEASYRIRASKEFRGIAGLSMGGFGTLLLATKHTDLFAAAAPLSSAVFTDTDAVTMADSEWARRFTVNFPQTLKGKDRLTDHWYKNSIPKIIETTPVEQLKSIRYYIDCGDDDHLIKENMALHALLINKGIPHEFRVRDGAHTWIYWRTALPEVLKFVGASFR; this is translated from the coding sequence ATGCAAAAGTTTTTTACGTTATATCTGATACTTACTTCATTTATTACTTACGCTCAACAAGGAACTATCAAAGAAAGCCTTAAGTTAAAAAGTTCTGTGCTTGGAAGGGAAGTTGAGTATTCCATATACCTTCCGGCAGATTATGATAAAACCAATCGCCGTTACCCTGTCTTATATCTTTTACATGGATTAGGAGATGATGAAACTGGCTGGACACAAGCTGGAGAAGTACAGTCTATCACAGATAGGACTATAAATAATGGTGATGCTCCTGCTATGATTATTGTGATGCCTGATGCAGGTAAGACCTGGTATATGAATAGTGCAGATGGTAAGAATAACTATGAAGATTTTTTTATTCGTGAGTTAATACCTCATATTGAGGCCTCTTATCGGATACGAGCCAGCAAAGAATTCAGAGGTATTGCCGGATTATCGATGGGTGGCTTTGGTACATTGTTGCTGGCAACCAAACATACTGATCTCTTTGCAGCGGCTGCTCCTTTAAGTAGCGCTGTGTTTACGGATACAGATGCAGTAACCATGGCAGATTCAGAATGGGCGAGACGATTTACCGTAAATTTTCCGCAAACACTAAAAGGCAAAGACCGCTTGACAGATCATTGGTATAAAAACTCTATTCCAAAAATCATTGAGACTACACCTGTTGAGCAGCTTAAGTCAATCCGTTATTATATTGATTGTGGTGACGATGACCATCTGATAAAGGAAAACATGGCACTACATGCCTTACTTATTAACAAAGGCATTCCGCATGAGTTTCGTGTCAGAGATGGTGCCCATACCTGGATATACTGGCGTACAGCTCTGCCCGAAGTATTGAAGTTTGTTGGAGCGAGTTTCCGTTAA
- a CDS encoding HipA family kinase: protein MNNSSHLRTVHVTRYVTPLREGGSLPALVEADDDFLYVLKFRGAGQGVKALIAELIGGELARALGMRVPEIVYATIDPALSRTEPDEEIQDLLRASDTGLNLAVHYLSGAITFDPVVNTVEPYLASKIVWLDCLITNVDRTARNTNMLIWHKELWLIDHGASLYFHHSGQNWEEHSRKPFTQVKDHVLLPQASELEKIDTEVKSILTLERIHSIVGLVPDIWLTGGSAFISADEERDMYIQFLETRLASSEIFVKEAQHAREALI from the coding sequence GTGAATAATTCATCTCATCTCAGAACAGTCCATGTGACTCGTTATGTTACCCCACTACGGGAAGGAGGTTCATTACCTGCCCTGGTGGAAGCAGACGATGATTTTCTATATGTCCTTAAATTTCGAGGAGCCGGACAGGGCGTAAAAGCACTTATTGCCGAGTTGATTGGTGGTGAACTGGCAAGAGCTTTAGGCATGCGTGTACCAGAAATTGTGTACGCTACCATAGACCCCGCTTTAAGTCGAACAGAACCAGACGAGGAAATTCAGGATCTGCTTCGGGCCAGTGACACAGGACTAAATCTAGCAGTACATTATCTCTCTGGAGCTATTACATTTGATCCTGTAGTCAATACAGTAGAACCGTATCTGGCATCCAAAATTGTGTGGCTGGACTGTCTGATTACCAATGTGGACCGAACTGCCCGCAATACCAATATGCTAATCTGGCATAAAGAATTATGGCTGATAGATCATGGAGCATCCCTGTATTTCCATCATTCCGGCCAGAATTGGGAAGAGCATAGCCGAAAACCTTTTACTCAGGTAAAAGATCATGTACTATTACCACAAGCCTCCGAACTGGAAAAAATAGACACAGAAGTTAAGTCAATATTAACTTTGGAACGAATACACTCTATTGTTGGGTTAGTTCCGGATATATGGCTTACCGGAGGATCAGCTTTTATCTCTGCTGATGAAGAACGTGATATGTATATCCAGTTTTTAGAAACAAGACTTGCCTCATCAGAAATTTTTGTCAAGGAAGCACAACATGCAAGAGAAGCACTTATTTGA
- a CDS encoding DUF3037 domain-containing protein has protein sequence MQEKHLFEYAVIRVVPRVEREEFLNVGVIVYCSAEGFLQTMFEINPERLKAFVCQVEVQELEERLTAFAQICKGGKQGGPIGLLPIASRFRWLTATRSTVVQTSPVHPGFCLNAQETLLRLFAQLVQ, from the coding sequence ATGCAAGAGAAGCACTTATTTGAGTACGCCGTAATTCGCGTCGTACCTCGTGTGGAACGCGAAGAATTTCTTAATGTAGGCGTTATTGTTTATTGTTCAGCAGAAGGATTTCTGCAAACTATGTTTGAAATAAATCCAGAGAGATTAAAAGCGTTTGTCTGTCAGGTTGAAGTACAGGAACTGGAAGAGAGACTTACTGCCTTTGCTCAGATATGTAAAGGAGGCAAGCAAGGAGGTCCCATTGGTCTGCTTCCAATAGCTTCCCGCTTTCGATGGCTTACAGCAACCCGAAGTACAGTAGTACAAACATCACCCGTACATCCTGGATTTTGTCTGAATGCCCAGGAAACACTTCTTCGATTATTTGCTCAACTGGTACAGTAG
- a CDS encoding DoxX family protein produces MKKLKIIYWIITGIMVAMLGLGSIFDAISAPEAVAYVTKLGYPAYIVPFLGVAKLLGIIAILIPGYPRIKEWAYAGLTFDLLGALYSHISNGDPASTWIFIFIPILLVAGSYIFYHKLQEMAKGETATYAPQL; encoded by the coding sequence ATGAAAAAGCTAAAGATTATTTACTGGATTATTACTGGTATCATGGTAGCGATGTTAGGCCTGGGTTCCATCTTTGATGCCATTTCTGCACCCGAGGCAGTAGCCTATGTTACAAAATTAGGATATCCGGCCTACATTGTCCCTTTTCTGGGAGTTGCCAAACTACTAGGTATTATAGCAATACTGATTCCCGGTTATCCCAGGATTAAAGAATGGGCATATGCCGGATTGACATTTGATCTACTGGGAGCCTTATATTCTCATATTAGTAATGGAGATCCAGCATCTACCTGGATATTTATATTTATACCGATCCTACTTGTTGCTGGTTCCTATATTTTTTACCATAAGCTCCAGGAAATGGCAAAAGGTGAAACAGCAACTTATGCTCCACAACTTTAA
- a CDS encoding VOC family protein, translated as MATINPYLNFNGNTEEAFLFYKSVFGGEFVSLQRYKEVPEMETEAKTNLTEDDREKIMHVSLPIGQNAILMGTDVLEAYGQTLTEGNNFSVAIGTDSEAEADKLFNGLSEGGTITMPLQKTFWGSYFGMFNDKFGIQWMVNYDYQ; from the coding sequence ATGGCCACAATCAATCCTTATTTGAATTTCAATGGCAACACGGAAGAAGCCTTCCTTTTCTACAAGTCTGTATTTGGTGGTGAGTTTGTATCATTACAACGCTACAAGGAGGTACCAGAAATGGAGACTGAAGCGAAAACGAATCTTACTGAAGATGACAGGGAAAAAATTATGCATGTCTCTTTACCTATTGGACAAAATGCTATTCTAATGGGGACAGATGTACTAGAAGCATATGGACAAACACTTACAGAAGGTAATAATTTTTCTGTTGCGATTGGTACAGATAGTGAAGCAGAAGCTGATAAGCTGTTCAACGGGTTATCTGAAGGTGGAACCATCACTATGCCCCTGCAAAAAACTTTCTGGGGTAGTTATTTTGGTATGTTTAATGACAAGTTTGGTATTCAATGGATGGTAAATTATGATTATCAATAA
- the rsgA gene encoding ribosome small subunit-dependent GTPase A, with amino-acid sequence MSFLTQYGWNPFFENNYSAHTLSESVGRICTVFGQRYQIITASGYLEGEVSGSLLNSKEAWDLPKVGDWVVFIATGDMGYIIDVLPRQNELSRKSPGRSMEKQVLATNIDQAWILQGLDRDFNLMRLQRYLYQICSLDISPLVILTKCDLVSNPEHYLEQVIQLGYTCPVILTSIQTGQGLEELRKLYLNVGKTYVLLGSSGVGKSSLLNTLMGTEIQLAGSVSTANSKGRHTTTTRNLILLPNGSLMLDTPGMREFGVTVDQETAAGLQHPQLEELALHCHFHDCTHQDEPGCAVREAIHTGELPLLVYQSYLKLTKESQRFNLSADERRRRNKLAGRLSREASMYRKRDKY; translated from the coding sequence ATGTCATTTTTAACTCAATACGGCTGGAATCCGTTTTTTGAAAATAACTATTCGGCACACACCTTATCTGAATCTGTTGGCAGAATATGTACAGTATTTGGTCAACGATATCAGATTATAACAGCATCAGGTTATCTGGAAGGAGAAGTTTCAGGTTCATTGTTAAACAGCAAAGAAGCCTGGGATTTACCCAAAGTCGGAGATTGGGTTGTATTTATAGCTACTGGCGATATGGGTTATATTATTGATGTACTTCCACGACAAAACGAACTATCACGAAAATCACCTGGCAGATCTATGGAAAAACAGGTTCTTGCTACCAATATTGATCAGGCATGGATACTTCAGGGATTGGATCGTGACTTTAACTTAATGCGTTTACAAAGGTATCTGTATCAAATATGTTCCTTAGACATTTCACCTCTTGTAATTCTTACCAAATGTGATCTGGTTAGTAATCCGGAACACTATCTTGAGCAAGTAATCCAATTGGGATATACATGTCCGGTTATTCTGACAAGTATTCAAACAGGACAAGGGCTGGAAGAATTGCGAAAGCTATATCTGAATGTAGGAAAAACCTATGTCTTATTAGGTTCTTCAGGGGTGGGTAAAAGTTCGCTTTTAAACACGCTGATGGGAACAGAAATTCAATTAGCAGGAAGTGTTAGTACCGCGAATAGCAAAGGAAGGCATACGACCACTACCCGAAATTTAATTTTACTTCCCAACGGTAGTTTAATGCTTGATACGCCTGGTATGCGGGAATTTGGAGTTACTGTTGATCAAGAGACTGCAGCTGGATTGCAGCATCCTCAGCTGGAAGAGTTGGCTCTTCATTGCCACTTTCATGACTGTACCCATCAGGATGAACCTGGATGTGCTGTCAGAGAAGCTATTCATACTGGCGAACTACCCTTACTGGTATACCAGAGTTACCTGAAACTGACAAAAGAAAGTCAGCGATTTAATCTTAGCGCTGATGAGAGAAGGAGACGAAATAAACTGGCAGGCAGGCTATCCCGAGAAGCCAGTATGTATCGTAAGAGAGACAAATATTAA
- a CDS encoding ligand-binding sensor domain-containing protein encodes MKHTQKGNWLQVRKWILASVFIFFYITSYGHHRLLHFRHLTVADGLSQSTINCILQDSKGYMWFATDDGLDKYDGYKFTVYQNDANNTQSISGNRVMGIVEDQEHNFWIATAGAGISKFITSKGTFVQYLSDKNNRNSLSNNNASSILVDKKGIIWIGTNGGGLNQYNPITNTFTRYIHQPNRPNSLIDNEITCLFEDTQGNIWVGTDNGGLDRFDQSTNQFLHYQHSTEQKASLIHNYVRRVFEDHNGKLWIGTNGGLDCLNEKKDGFIHYQHDPLNPHSIGHNVVLSLNEDAQGHLWIGTENGGMDVFDQKKFEHYLPDLQDPTSLSSPSIYSIYRDSHQNMWVGTFGGGINWVDRYQKKFNSYHYLPTSLAGLSHNMVNDFSQDADGKVWVATDGGGINCFDPKKRTFTHYVQNPKNSNSILGNFMTSVLVDDFNNVWTGAWEGGVTRISADRKKFTRYKYTPSQLYSCTPLCTNNPYSIKKDKQGVLWIGEYGGGLTKYDPQKDSFTSYRHNSSDSNSLSSDYIQVVLPAQNGDIWIGTLGDGLTRLIPSTNTFIRYYHEDRDKNSLTSNDIYSLFEDKQGVIWIGSSGGLNKFDPRKDAFSRYSIQDGLPSNAVMDIQEDTRGNLWISTKKGLCKFNPITKVLRVYTQEDGLQSNEFNRASLHSKTGELYFGGTNGFTVFYPDSIQENPIIPPVYLTDFQIFNKSVPVGTSDSPLQKVIGESSSVTLPHDASVISFEFAALNFTISQKNKYAYMLEGFDKAWNYVGNNRHVTYTNLDPGTYTFRVKASNNDGIWNEKGTSVQLIIIPPWWKTFWFRIGLIGFIVLLVSIWYTVKTNTIRKQNRILENRVLERTHKIEQQKEELAQQRDILSQQKNTIEEKNALLEKSHLLLEQLVEERTEELINKNRRLEQFAFITSHNFRSPVATLLGLCSVFNTEDPADPFNMVIMEKTGEVIHKLDEMIQDLSILLDHQKDAESLYEWVELKSILHDTKILLAEEIQKSDVRIHENLTMSRAYLVPAYIHNIFLNLIGNAIKYRQENVPLEIHVSSYEDDNTITLIFRDNGSGIDLTTKKNQIFSPFKRFHTHIPGKGIGLYMIKTQVESMRGSIQVESEVNKGTTFTILLQKKTDLPKETISVSEQA; translated from the coding sequence ATGAAACACACTCAAAAAGGTAACTGGTTACAGGTAAGAAAATGGATATTAGCCAGTGTGTTTATATTTTTTTACATAACAAGTTACGGTCATCATAGACTGTTACATTTCCGACACCTCACTGTGGCAGATGGGCTTTCACAAAGTACCATTAATTGCATCTTACAAGATAGCAAAGGGTATATGTGGTTTGCTACAGATGATGGGTTAGACAAATATGATGGATATAAATTTACTGTTTACCAGAATGATGCAAACAATACTCAAAGCATCAGCGGTAATCGTGTAATGGGTATTGTAGAAGATCAGGAACACAATTTCTGGATTGCAACTGCTGGAGCAGGAATTAGTAAGTTTATCACAAGTAAAGGGACTTTCGTTCAATATCTTTCAGATAAAAATAATAGGAATAGTCTGAGCAATAACAATGCAAGCAGTATTTTAGTAGATAAAAAAGGTATAATATGGATTGGTACCAATGGAGGTGGCTTAAATCAATATAACCCCATTACTAATACATTTACGAGATACATTCACCAACCTAATAGACCAAACAGTTTAATAGATAATGAAATAACCTGTCTTTTTGAAGACACCCAAGGCAATATATGGGTTGGCACTGATAATGGAGGATTAGACCGCTTTGATCAATCTACCAATCAGTTTCTCCATTATCAGCATAGTACTGAACAAAAAGCAAGTCTTATTCACAATTATGTAAGACGTGTATTCGAAGACCATAACGGTAAACTCTGGATAGGTACAAATGGAGGGCTAGACTGCCTGAATGAAAAGAAAGATGGATTTATCCATTATCAGCATGATCCTCTTAACCCTCATTCCATTGGACACAATGTAGTCCTTTCATTGAATGAAGATGCTCAAGGTCATCTTTGGATTGGAACTGAAAATGGAGGTATGGATGTATTTGATCAGAAAAAATTTGAACATTACTTACCAGATCTGCAGGATCCTACCAGCTTGAGTAGCCCGTCTATTTACTCTATTTATAGGGATTCTCACCAGAATATGTGGGTGGGTACATTTGGTGGAGGTATTAATTGGGTTGATCGCTACCAGAAAAAATTTAACTCCTATCATTATCTCCCTACCTCTCTTGCTGGTTTGAGTCACAATATGGTAAATGATTTTTCACAGGACGCTGATGGGAAGGTATGGGTTGCAACAGATGGAGGAGGAATTAACTGTTTTGATCCTAAAAAAAGAACATTTACTCATTATGTGCAAAATCCTAAAAATTCAAATAGCATTCTGGGCAACTTCATGACATCTGTACTGGTAGATGATTTTAATAATGTATGGACAGGTGCATGGGAAGGGGGAGTAACCAGAATTAGTGCAGACAGGAAAAAGTTTACCAGGTATAAGTATACTCCTTCTCAACTTTACTCCTGCACTCCCCTTTGTACTAATAACCCATACTCTATTAAAAAGGATAAACAAGGTGTACTATGGATAGGTGAATATGGAGGCGGTCTCACTAAATATGACCCACAAAAAGATAGCTTTACCTCTTATCGACATAATTCGTCAGATTCCAATAGCCTCAGCTCTGATTATATTCAGGTTGTATTACCTGCCCAGAATGGTGATATATGGATTGGAACACTTGGTGATGGCCTTACTCGGCTTATCCCTTCAACAAATACTTTTATCCGGTACTATCATGAAGATAGAGATAAGAACAGTCTGACAAGCAATGATATCTATTCTCTTTTTGAAGATAAGCAAGGCGTAATATGGATAGGAAGTAGTGGAGGATTGAACAAATTTGACCCCCGTAAAGATGCTTTCAGCAGATATTCCATTCAGGACGGCTTGCCTAGTAATGCTGTTATGGATATACAGGAAGATACACGTGGTAATCTATGGATCTCTACCAAGAAAGGTCTTTGCAAGTTTAATCCCATTACTAAAGTACTGCGTGTGTATACACAGGAAGACGGCTTACAAAGCAATGAATTTAATCGTGCCTCACTACACAGTAAAACGGGAGAACTATACTTTGGCGGGACCAATGGTTTTACTGTTTTTTATCCAGACAGCATCCAAGAGAACCCAATTATACCACCTGTTTATCTCACAGACTTTCAAATCTTTAATAAATCAGTACCTGTAGGAACATCAGATTCACCTTTACAAAAAGTTATTGGAGAGAGTTCTTCTGTAACACTTCCACATGATGCCTCTGTAATTTCCTTTGAATTTGCAGCACTAAACTTCACAATCTCACAAAAGAACAAATATGCCTATATGCTGGAAGGGTTTGACAAGGCTTGGAATTATGTAGGTAATAACCGGCATGTTACCTATACTAACCTCGATCCAGGCACCTATACTTTCCGAGTAAAAGCCTCTAACAATGATGGAATATGGAATGAAAAAGGAACGTCTGTCCAGCTTATCATTATCCCGCCCTGGTGGAAAACCTTCTGGTTTCGTATAGGGTTAATAGGCTTTATTGTTTTACTTGTATCTATTTGGTATACAGTCAAAACCAATACCATACGAAAGCAGAACCGGATATTGGAAAACAGAGTACTGGAACGGACTCACAAGATAGAACAACAGAAAGAAGAATTAGCCCAGCAAAGAGATATTCTAAGCCAGCAAAAGAATACAATTGAAGAAAAAAATGCTCTTCTGGAAAAATCACACCTTTTGTTAGAACAACTGGTTGAGGAAAGGACAGAAGAACTGATCAATAAAAATAGAAGACTAGAGCAATTCGCTTTTATTACCAGTCATAACTTCCGATCTCCGGTTGCGACTCTGCTGGGATTATGTTCTGTATTTAATACAGAAGATCCCGCCGATCCATTCAATATGGTTATTATGGAGAAGACAGGCGAGGTTATTCATAAACTGGATGAAATGATTCAGGATCTGAGCATCTTATTGGATCATCAGAAAGATGCAGAATCACTTTACGAATGGGTAGAATTAAAATCTATCCTGCATGATACTAAAATACTTCTGGCAGAAGAAATCCAGAAATCAGATGTCCGGATTCATGAGAATCTGACTATGTCAAGAGCTTACCTTGTCCCTGCTTATATCCATAATATATTTCTGAATCTGATTGGTAACGCTATCAAATACAGACAAGAGAATGTTCCTCTGGAAATACATGTATCCAGCTATGAAGATGATAATACTATTACCCTTATATTCAGAGATAATGGATCTGGTATAGATCTCACTACCAAAAAGAATCAAATATTTAGCCCTTTTAAACGGTTTCATACTCATATACCAGGGAAAGGTATTGGCTTGTATATGATTAAAACTCAGGTGGAATCCATGCGAGGAAGTATTCAGGTCGAAAGCGAAGTAAACAAAGGTACAACCTTTACTATTCTGCTACAGAAAAAGACAGACCTGCCAAAAGAAACCATCTCCGTTAGTGAGCAAGCCTGA
- a CDS encoding N-acetylneuraminate synthase family protein, with protein sequence MNPLFNDLFIFEMANNHQGDVNHGLAIIREMGKIKRKYNINAAVKFQYRQLDTFIHPDYRNNTEAKHISRFLSTELSLDDYYTMVKATREEGLVTICTPFDEESVDIILKHGIEIIKVASASADDWPLLQKIAKAGKPIIASTGGLLMPQIDNLVSFLRHRTVDFAVLHCVGIYPSPDNVLHLNFLEKIIRRYPDVTIGYSGHEAPDNTDVAKIAIAKGAKILERHVGLPTDTIKLNNYSMNPEQVDQWIAATLQAKIICGNNEKSVTQAEIDSLLSLKRGVFAKRALKSGQEITADDVFFAMPCQPGQLTSGEFGRYRAKWKASKDYKLNEGVFETNPPDLYTQIRGIIHQAKGLFTEAGVVLGDNYEVELSHHYGLENFATTGCLIVNIINREYCKKLIVVLPGQSHPSHKHKKKEETFQLLYGDLKAQLEDRQYILKPGDQLLVERETWHSFSSEKGAIFEEISTTHFRNDSFYEDESIAALDPMQRKTVLEEF encoded by the coding sequence ATGAATCCTCTTTTTAATGATCTTTTTATATTTGAGATGGCCAATAATCACCAGGGCGATGTTAATCATGGCCTTGCGATTATCCGGGAGATGGGAAAAATTAAACGTAAATACAATATCAATGCAGCTGTAAAGTTTCAGTACCGTCAATTGGATACGTTTATCCATCCTGATTACCGTAACAATACAGAAGCCAAACACATCAGCCGTTTCCTCAGTACAGAATTGTCTCTGGACGATTACTATACCATGGTAAAAGCCACTCGTGAAGAAGGGCTTGTTACCATCTGTACTCCATTTGATGAAGAATCTGTGGACATTATTCTGAAACATGGTATTGAGATTATTAAAGTAGCCAGTGCCAGTGCAGATGACTGGCCTTTATTACAGAAAATAGCCAAAGCAGGAAAGCCTATTATTGCTTCTACTGGTGGATTATTAATGCCACAGATAGATAATCTGGTGAGCTTCCTTCGTCATCGTACAGTTGATTTTGCAGTGTTGCATTGTGTAGGAATTTATCCAAGTCCTGATAATGTATTGCATCTTAATTTCCTTGAAAAGATAATCCGTCGTTATCCGGATGTAACTATTGGCTATTCAGGTCATGAAGCACCTGACAACACAGATGTAGCTAAAATTGCTATTGCCAAAGGAGCTAAGATTCTGGAACGCCATGTAGGTTTGCCAACAGATACTATCAAACTGAATAACTACTCAATGAATCCAGAGCAGGTAGATCAGTGGATTGCAGCTACCTTACAGGCCAAGATAATCTGTGGAAATAATGAAAAGTCTGTAACACAGGCAGAAATAGATTCCTTATTGTCTTTAAAGAGAGGTGTCTTTGCTAAGCGAGCCCTAAAAAGTGGACAAGAAATTACAGCAGATGATGTATTCTTTGCCATGCCATGTCAGCCTGGCCAACTTACCTCCGGAGAATTTGGTCGTTATCGGGCAAAGTGGAAAGCTTCAAAGGATTATAAATTAAATGAAGGGGTATTTGAAACAAACCCTCCCGATTTATATACTCAGATCAGAGGAATTATCCATCAGGCCAAGGGATTATTTACAGAAGCGGGAGTCGTGTTAGGTGATAATTACGAAGTTGAGCTTTCACATCACTATGGTTTGGAAAACTTCGCAACTACAGGTTGTTTAATTGTAAATATCATTAATCGGGAATATTGCAAAAAATTAATTGTTGTTCTACCAGGTCAGTCACATCCATCCCATAAACACAAAAAGAAAGAAGAAACTTTCCAACTGTTATATGGTGATCTGAAGGCACAGTTAGAAGATCGTCAGTATATTCTTAAACCAGGAGATCAGCTGCTGGTAGAACGGGAAACATGGCATTCTTTTAGCTCTGAAAAAGGGGCAATCTTTGAAGAAATTTCAACTACGCATTTTCGTAACGACTCTTTCTATGAAGATGAAAGCATTGCTGCTTTAGACCCTATGCAACGTAAAACAGTACTGGAAGAATTTTAG
- a CDS encoding acylneuraminate cytidylyltransferase family protein: protein MPTVLAIIPARQGSKSIPHKNIRSIAGKPMLAYSIEHALSSKKIDRVIVSTDSELYADIAKQFGAEVPFLRPDEISQDHSTDLEVFQHTLHWLKENENYIPDICVHLRPTHPVRNPADIDMMIEIILSDNTLDSVRSVVESPETPYKMWFQDETGKLSPVIKTDIREAYNQPRQILPKTYLQNASIDIVRTSTLLEKNSMTGDRIQGYIMQEIFDIDYESQLSEVSARLNSVANDVPSGHTKKVKSFCFDIDGVIATLTPDNDYTKADCNPMMVAAVNALYDAGHEIILFTARGTKTGIDWSETTREQMKRWGVRYHDLRFGKPAAEYYIDDRMLSFDDLYKLVKK, encoded by the coding sequence GTGCCAACTGTTTTAGCCATTATACCAGCTCGTCAAGGCTCTAAGTCCATCCCTCATAAAAATATCCGTTCCATTGCAGGTAAGCCCATGCTGGCTTATTCCATTGAACATGCCTTATCTTCAAAAAAAATAGATCGTGTAATTGTCAGTACAGATAGCGAACTCTATGCAGACATCGCAAAGCAATTTGGAGCAGAAGTTCCATTTTTACGTCCGGATGAGATTTCCCAGGATCATTCAACTGATCTGGAAGTATTTCAGCATACCTTGCATTGGTTAAAGGAAAACGAAAATTATATTCCGGATATCTGTGTTCATTTACGGCCTACCCATCCGGTTCGAAACCCTGCAGATATTGATATGATGATTGAGATAATCCTGTCTGATAATACCTTGGATTCTGTTCGCTCTGTAGTAGAAAGCCCTGAAACACCTTACAAAATGTGGTTTCAGGATGAGACAGGTAAACTAAGCCCTGTCATTAAAACAGATATACGCGAAGCCTATAATCAACCCCGACAGATATTGCCTAAAACCTATCTGCAGAATGCATCCATTGATATTGTACGCACCAGTACATTACTGGAAAAGAATTCTATGACAGGTGATCGTATACAGGGGTATATCATGCAGGAAATCTTTGATATTGATTATGAGAGTCAGCTTAGTGAAGTATCTGCACGTCTTAACTCTGTAGCTAATGATGTGCCATCTGGCCACACTAAAAAAGTTAAGTCTTTCTGTTTTGATATTGATGGTGTGATTGCTACTCTTACGCCTGACAATGATTATACAAAGGCCGACTGTAACCCAATGATGGTTGCTGCCGTAAATGCACTTTATGATGCTGGACACGAGATTATATTATTTACAGCACGTGGTACCAAAACCGGAATTGACTGGTCAGAAACTACCCGCGAGCAGATGAAACGTTGGGGAGTAAGATACCATGATCTCCGATTTGGCAAGCCAGCAGCAGAATATTATATAGATGACCGAATGCTATCTTTTGATGATCTCTACAAACTGGTTAAGAAATAA